AATTTCGACTTCTGAACGTATTAGCTGATAAAGCGCTACGTTTTGTAGAGAATATGTTTGAAACCTCTCTTTCCAATGGTCTTGTCAACTCATCTTCACTCTCATTGTCTATATTTAATAGTCTAAATAAATGTCTTTGTGATTCTTTTAGTAATTTATTCGCTTCAACTCTTAATTCTGACGCTTCTACAATCAGCTGATGAATTTCCTGTTCTTTTTCTTTTGACAGGGTTGGAATAGGAATATCTTTTAACATATCTTCAGATATATATGGTTGAACCCCTCCCGCCGCTAATCTATTAAGCAGTGTATTTCCGTATCTTGAGACTAGAAAACTATAAACGTAACCAGAGATATTCTTTTCTTTACAAACAACTCTAATAATATTGTCTGAACCCATTGCCTGATTATCTTCTAGTTCAGATGTAATATAGGCTGTTTGACCTATTGCCCCAACTCTTCCCGTTACAATCATCCCTTCTTTCAGAAAAGAAGGTTCATCAAAAGCATATTTTTTAGAATTATATTTGCAACCCTCTAAAGGATTTCCTTTTACAACGTCTGAATTGCTCAAGTAAGGAAGTCCTTTATTTTTCTCTGTATATATTCTTTTACTTCTACCTGCGGTAAAAATATCAGAACATAAACTTTGTAATTCTTGATGTGGCATTTTTCGCAATTTTCTTAAATACAAAGTGCCATCGGAAAGATGATAACTTCCATCGAATCTTAACGATTCAATTATATGTTGCTTTTTAACCTTTTGTATTATCATTTCCTAATTATTTAAAAATTCTAAATACGCTTTCGAAATTTTAGGCAAATCATCATCCAACAGTCGTTGTTTTTCAATACGTATTTTTATAATCGGTTTCCCGTCTTCTGGTCGGTAGGCTACATATTTATTCTCGATTGGGAAAATAATTTCAGCACCGTCTTCATCCCTTAAATAGATAGAGTTGCCTCTACGGTCTTTACCTAATTTTTCGGCTATTGCCATAAACACGTCGTAATCTTCTTCTCCTTCGTGGGCAATATTGCGTTCATTAGCAGATTTCTTTTGTAAGAACAAAAGAGAAGCTTGTACACCCACCTGTGGCAGAAATGCTTCTACGGCTAAATCTACCGAAGCTAATATTCTAAACTTATCCAATATCCATTCTCTAACGGGTAAGGTATTCGGATTACCTAAAATACCGTCAGGTAATACGATTGCCATTTTCCCGCCTTCTTTCAGAAAGTTGTAACAGGCTTCTATAAACAACACTTCGGGAGCATTAGAATACTTGGATAACTCATATTGTGCTGCAATATCTTCATCTACTTTTACTTTAGCTCCAAATGGCGGATTGGTAAATATGATGTCGAATTTTTCTCTCGCACTATTTCCATACATTCCTTCATCATCTTTCATTGCCTTTAAACTCCGATTGATTGCTTTTTCAATCTTTTCAATTTCGGTAGGATGCTCCCAGTTAGGATAAGCCAAAGAATTAACGTGAAAGATATTGGCGTGTCCGTCACCAGCCATTACCATATTCATTCGAGCAGCTTTCTTCAAATCCGGGTCAAAATCAAAGCCAAAAATGCTGTTTTCTGCATATTGACGCACTCTTTCGTTTACTTCGTAAGTATTATATTTTGCAGCAAGTAATACCTCATCCGTAATTTCTGGATATAGTTTTTCTGCTATTTGTTTACGAACGTGATCCAAAACCATTACCAAGAAACCTCCCGAACCGCAGGCAGGGTCGAGGACTCGGGTATTTTCGGTTGGGTTCATCATTTCTACCATTGCTTTGATGATGTTGCGAGGAGTGAAGAACTGACCTGAATCTTGTTTGAGTGTTTTATCTACAATAGTTTCATAAGCAAGTCCTTTTACATCCACAGTCGCGTCAAGGAAAGAGTATTTTGCTAACTCTCCTGCAATAAACGCAATTCCTTTGTCTGTTAACTCTATGGATTCATAACCATCAAATACATCGGAAAAAATTCCATCCTCTTTTAGGTCTTTAAAAAGATCTTTTATTCTTTCGGCGACTGCTCTTCTTCCTTCTTCTGTATTTTGCTCTTTTACGCCTACCCAAAACTTACGACGATAAGAAACACCTTCTGGCATATCCATAAAACGCCTTTTCTCATCGTACAATTTACAAAAAATAAGATAGAGTAATTGCCAGAAGGCATCTTTCTTTCGACCTTCATTTCCATAAATATAATCGTGTGAGCGCCTAAAAACTTTGATTAATGAATCGTTTGCAGGCTTACGACTATGTGAACGATCGCCACGGTTTAAATCGTCTAAGTTTTCTCCAAATCCAGGGAAATCCGATAAATCAGAAAAAGTATAATCAAAACCAACAGCGTCATCTTCTTTTTGTAAATATTTAATGTCTGTTCCGTTTGTCCACAAGCCAAATTCACAATAATCGACAGCAGCAAGAGCATTCTCCAATGTGACAGTTACACCTTTCTTCTTATCGTTTTCTTTTATCTTTTCGTCCTGTACAATGGCAATTCGGACAATATGATCTTGTTCGTGTGATTTACCTTTTTCAAAAATAACGAGTTCAATCTTTTGCTTTTTACTTTTCCCGGTGTCTGGATCAGTATAAATAATATTAAAATCCCGTTCCATATCGGTCAGATCAAAACCGTACTCTTCGTTGAGCATACGGATAATAGACTGTAGGTTATTTTCTTGTGATGTTGCTTTTCTCGGGTTCTCCGTAAGAATGCACATCACTTGATTATCTTCTAATATTTGTTCTTTTGTATTATTGGTTGCCATTATTATAATTTTTGGTTGAGGATTTGAAAGCAATCCTGTATATCAGCAAATTTTATATGATTTGTTTCTAGTATTTGATTGAATAAAACACTATTTTCTTTTGCATTTATTTCTGTTTCGATAATTGCTTTTAATTTTGCTTTGTTGGCTTCATTATCGTCCAAAAGGTTTTTAATATCAATACCTAATAGAGCTGAGCCAGCTTTTGTTATGGTAAAGTCTTTTATTTCATACACTTCTTCATAATGTTCCATAGCTGCTCTCTCTTCGTGGATATTGAGATAGTTTAATAGAATAAATCCCATATCATCCGCATCTTTATTACCTTTATGATGTCTGTCTTTCCAGGCAACCAATTTCAAAATAAAAATTCCTGCCAATGAAACAATATCAATTTCCAGCGTATCATCTATCTTAACTCTGACTAAATCCCTTTCTGCTTCTTCAAAACCCAATACGGTCATTGCAAAAGACTGGTCAGGCGGCCAGAAGATTTTATCTTCAGCAGTTGTAATCCCACCATATGGAACTATATCTAATTGAAAGTCATTTAGATACAAAAATCGTTGCTGTTGCTTTGGATCTTTCTCAAAATCAGGCAATTGTATTATTTCGTTTTCAATAGTTTTAAATTCCTCCCATTTGTCCACAGCTATGGCAATATCTATGTCTTGAGTTCTTCTACCGGATTTTTCTCCGTGAAGTTCCATAATGATATCCCGAGCTGTTGCCCCGATGACGAAAAACTTGATTTCCAATTTTTGGAATACAGGAATTAGCTCGTCCAATAGTTTTTTTAGTAATAGATGTTCCAGTTTTTCACTTGATATGTTATAATCCATTTTCTAGAATAATTTTAGCTGTTTCTATATTTCTATTATTTCCGGTTCCTAATAAATCTGCGTATACGACCAACGGAGGTGCAGTATGTTCATTCTTCAAATGAAGACTATCTGTCCAGAATTTATTATACAATTCAATATTTCCTTCTTCGTCTGGGACAAGTTTCAGTTCTTTTACAACTTTACTTGTTTCTTCATCCGTATATATGATATAATCTTTGGGTTTTAAATGACCAGTCAGAAGTTCTCCTCCTGGCTCTCCTCCGAAATAGAGTTTTATATTTGTATTATTTATGATGCCATTGGCATTAAATTCATTTCCTAGAGCTCTCATCTTCTTCCTTAAAGAGCGGGGTTTTAATAATTCATTGTAGGCAATTACCCAACGTTCAGTGATGTCGTCCTGATTTTTTAAAACCCGTTTGTTTCTTGTTTTTAATAAATAATGGCTTTCCTCCAGTTCTTTAAAGATATTACTTACAGACCCCAAAGCAATTCCTGTTTTTTCTGCTAATTCTCTGTAAGAAAATTGCAATGTTTCAGGATTAGAGATAAGCAATAGGAGTAATTTCAAACCTGCTTCCTGAAATGCTCGGGTTTGGTTCGTTTTTTTATTGATTTTTGTTTTTCTGCCTTCTACATATACAAAAAAATCCTTGGTCTTAATAAAGGCATTTCCGGATGCGTCAAGATAATTGATGCTATTTTGTTTAAGCTCTTCTGCTGTTTTTTTAGTTAAATAATCAGCAATAACAATATTATTCTTTGAATTACTAATGTCCTTCAAAGCAGACATAA
This portion of the Flavobacterium lindanitolerans genome encodes:
- the mads5 gene encoding methylation-associated defense system restriction endonuclease subunit S MAD5; amino-acid sequence: MIIQKVKKQHIIESLRFDGSYHLSDGTLYLRKLRKMPHQELQSLCSDIFTAGRSKRIYTEKNKGLPYLSNSDVVKGNPLEGCKYNSKKYAFDEPSFLKEGMIVTGRVGAIGQTAYITSELEDNQAMGSDNIIRVVCKEKNISGYVYSFLVSRYGNTLLNRLAAGGVQPYISEDMLKDIPIPTLSKEKEQEIHQLIVEASELRVEANKLLKESQRHLFRLLNIDNESEDELTRPLEREVSNIFSTKRSALSANTFRSRNYSPRKQQIINVLKQDQYSKLKEVLSQEPFYGARYKRIESFSENSIMLLSQGDLFDRIPKGRSISKSSVKNLNEEIVSKGNILVPAQGTLGENEIFGRAVFVWGYLENTLVAGHAMRFIPNEEKIMAGYLFAVLNSPLWFRLFRNSVYGTNLLGFIVPLINELPVPRFSNEEEENIDVLVKTAYDNLTLANSKENQAIALIEKEIDLWQVS
- the mads2 gene encoding methylation-associated defense system DNA methyltransferase MAD2, coding for MATNNTKEQILEDNQVMCILTENPRKATSQENNLQSIIRMLNEEYGFDLTDMERDFNIIYTDPDTGKSKKQKIELVIFEKGKSHEQDHIVRIAIVQDEKIKENDKKKGVTVTLENALAAVDYCEFGLWTNGTDIKYLQKEDDAVGFDYTFSDLSDFPGFGENLDDLNRGDRSHSRKPANDSLIKVFRRSHDYIYGNEGRKKDAFWQLLYLIFCKLYDEKRRFMDMPEGVSYRRKFWVGVKEQNTEEGRRAVAERIKDLFKDLKEDGIFSDVFDGYESIELTDKGIAFIAGELAKYSFLDATVDVKGLAYETIVDKTLKQDSGQFFTPRNIIKAMVEMMNPTENTRVLDPACGSGGFLVMVLDHVRKQIAEKLYPEITDEVLLAAKYNTYEVNERVRQYAENSIFGFDFDPDLKKAARMNMVMAGDGHANIFHVNSLAYPNWEHPTEIEKIEKAINRSLKAMKDDEGMYGNSAREKFDIIFTNPPFGAKVKVDEDIAAQYELSKYSNAPEVLFIEACYNFLKEGGKMAIVLPDGILGNPNTLPVREWILDKFRILASVDLAVEAFLPQVGVQASLLFLQKKSANERNIAHEGEEDYDVFMAIAEKLGKDRRGNSIYLRDEDGAEIIFPIENKYVAYRPEDGKPIIKIRIEKQRLLDDDLPKISKAYLEFLNN
- a CDS encoding nucleotidyl transferase AbiEii/AbiGii toxin family protein; this translates as MDYNISSEKLEHLLLKKLLDELIPVFQKLEIKFFVIGATARDIIMELHGEKSGRRTQDIDIAIAVDKWEEFKTIENEIIQLPDFEKDPKQQQRFLYLNDFQLDIVPYGGITTAEDKIFWPPDQSFAMTVLGFEEAERDLVRVKIDDTLEIDIVSLAGIFILKLVAWKDRHHKGNKDADDMGFILLNYLNIHEERAAMEHYEEVYEIKDFTITKAGSALLGIDIKNLLDDNEANKAKLKAIIETEINAKENSVLFNQILETNHIKFADIQDCFQILNQKL
- a CDS encoding type IV toxin-antitoxin system AbiEi family antitoxin; its protein translation is MNKEMYRDNDFVYEAIASLEDTTGIPITIESVRETYDVVLQINNETFYCIAKKNAKNANYGIIMSALKDISNSKNNIVIADYLTKKTAEELKQNSINYLDASGNAFIKTKDFFVYVEGRKTKINKKTNQTRAFQEAGLKLLLLLISNPETLQFSYRELAEKTGIALGSVSNIFKELEESHYLLKTRNKRVLKNQDDITERWVIAYNELLKPRSLRKKMRALGNEFNANGIINNTNIKLYFGGEPGGELLTGHLKPKDYIIYTDEETSKVVKELKLVPDEEGNIELYNKFWTDSLHLKNEHTAPPLVVYADLLGTGNNRNIETAKIILENGL